One region of Vitis vinifera cultivar Pinot Noir 40024 chromosome 1, ASM3070453v1 genomic DNA includes:
- the LOC100268142 gene encoding uncharacterized protein LOC100268142: MEDYVSRKRVRDDSDEFELDSPEVKRLRDDLLCILDDSDPLADKDPATHDLASVMKIFEEQISASPPRPVPVVDLTSDSGESQPDISFLLEASDDELGLPPSWSSSSEELKSEDAKFVQISTESSGLSEFWGFGDEIPSYDSFEFGFGETHTVANNYGEYVALEGLFDHSDISFGSTDFSEFSWRHETLPAL, translated from the coding sequence ATGGAAGATTACGTTTCCAGAAAGCGAGTTCGTGATGACTCGGACGAGTTCGAGTTGGACTCGCCTGAGGTTAAGAGGCTCCGCGACGACCTCCTCTGTATTCTCGATGACTCTGATCCTCTTGCCGACAAGGATCCCGCTACTCATGACCTGGCCTCcgttatgaaaatatttgaagaacAGATATCGGCGTCTCCTCCCCGGCCGGTGCCTGTCGTCGATTTGACGTCGGATTCGGGCGAGTCCCAGCCGGATATAAGTTTCCTTCTAGAAGCTTCAGATGACGAGCTCGGCCTCCCGCCTTCTTGGTCGTCTTCGAGTGAGGAGTTGAAGAGCGAAGATGCTAAGTTTGTGCAAATTTCGACCGAGTCGAGTGGACTCAGTGAGTTTTGGGGTTTCGGTGACGAGATCCCGAGTTATGACTCATTCGAGTTTGGGTTTGGGGAAACTCACACCGTTGCTAATAACTACGGCGAGTACGTTGCGTTGGAAGGACTGTTTGATCATTCGGATATAAGTTTCGGGTCAACCGATTTTTCGGAATTTTCGTGGCGGCACGAAACCCTCCCGGCGCTGTAG
- the LOC100249140 gene encoding protein NEGATIVE REGULATOR OF RESISTANCE — protein MESGKRKQPEDGNINVTTEKEVTEEEVEEFFAILRRIHVAVKYFENSNGPGMAAKRWKPSFEREDFQVEANDVKIGKKKKEEGVEENKGLDLNVGPETEDSSV, from the coding sequence ATGGAGTCGGGAAAGAGGAAACAACCGGAGGATGGCAACATTAACGTGACGACAGAGAAGGAGGTGACCGAGGAAGAGGTTGAGGAGTTCTTCGCTATACTCCGAAGGATACACGTTGCAGTAAAGTACTTCGAGAACAGTAACGGCCCAGGGATGGCAGCCAAAAGATGGAAGCCGTCGTTTGAAAGGGAAGATTTCCAGGTCGAAGCTAACGACGTTAAAattggaaagaagaaaaaggaggagGGCGTGGAAGAGAACAAGGGTTTAGATCTTAACGTGGGTCCTGAAACGGAAGACAGTTCCGTTTAG
- the LOC100262991 gene encoding alpha-xylosidase 1 codes for MASSYLLLVVSILCIYGGCGALAAIPAKIGKGYRLISIEETANGGLLGHLQVKQKNNIYGADIPHLQLHVKHETQDRLRVHITDAEKQRWEVPYDLLPREKPLPLRQAIGRSRKTLSTPTDYPGSELIFSYTTDPFGFAVRRKSTGETLFNTTSDDSDRYGNMVFKDQYLEISTKLPKDASLYGLGENTQPHGIKLYPNDPYTLYTTDISAINLNADLYGSHPVYMDLRNTGGKAYAHSVLLLNSNGMDVFYKGSSLTYKVIGGVFDFYFFGGPTPLSVVDQYTSLVGRPAPMPYWSLGFHQCRWGYHNLSVVEDVVENYKKAQIPLDVIWNDDDHMDGHKDFTLNPVNYPRPKLLEFLNKIHDRGMKYIVIIDPGIGVNSTYGVYQRGMANDVFIKYDGEPFLAQVWPGPVYFPDFLNPKTVSWWGDEIRRFHELVPVDGLWIDMNEASNFCTGKCTIPKGKVCPSGTGPGWICCLDCKNITKTRWDDPPYKINASGLEVPIGYKTIATSAVHYNGVLEYDAHSLYGFSQSIATHKGLQGLEGKRPFILSRSTYVGSGKYAAHWTGDNKGTWDDIKYSISTMLNFGIFGVPMVGSDICGFYPAPTEELCNRWIELGAFYPFSRDHANYYSPRQELYQWDSVAKSARNALGMRYKLLPYLYTLNYEAHISGAPIARPLFFTFPTFSKCYEVSTQFLLGSGVLVSPVLDKGKTKVNALFPPGTWYSLFDLKETIVSEGDYRSLDAPLHVINVHVYQNTILPMQQGGLISKEARMTPFTLIVTFPAGATEGHAEGKLYLDDDELPEMTLGNGFSTYVDLHATVENKMVKVWSDVAEGKYALEKGWTIEKITVLGLSGSGESFALEVDGSSVSDVSHVQLTASEQHVATDKLEDEGDTRKSMMIEIQGLDLPVGKNFAMSWKMGVHG; via the exons ATGGCTTCCTCTTATCTTCTACTTGTGGTTTCGATTCTATGCATCTATGGAGGATGCGGCGCGTTGGCGGCAATTCCTGCAAAGATTGGCAAAGGGTATCGTCTGATATCCATTGAAGAGACTGCTAATGGAGGTCTTCTGGGCCATCTTCAAGTCAAGCAAAAGAACAACATCTACGGTGCCGATATCCCACATTTGCAGCTCCATGTCAA GCATGAGACGCAAGATCGTTTGAGGGTGCACATCACCGACGCAGAGAAGCAGAGATGGGAAGTTCCGTACGATCTGTTGCCCAGAGAGAAGCCTCTACCATTGAGACAGGCCATTGGAAGATCAAGGAAAACTCTATCAACACCTACTGACTACCCGGGTTCTGAGCTCATATTCAGCTACACTACAGACCCATTTGGGTTTGCAGTGAGAAGAAAATCCACCGGCGAAACCCTTTTCAATACGACTTCCGATGACTCAGACCGGTATGGTAATATGGTGTTTAAGGACCAGTACCTCGAAATTTCCACCAAATTGCCTAAAGATGCCTCACTGTACGGGTTGGGGGAGAACACTCAACCCCATGGAATCAAACTGTATCCAAATGATCCCTATACTCTGTATACAACAGATATATCGGCCATTAATCTAAATGCAGATCTGTACGGGTCTCATCCAGTGTACATGGATCTCAGGAACACCGGTGGGAAAGCTTATGCACACTCAGTCTTGTTGCTGAACAGCAACGGGATGGATGTGTTCTACAAGGGAAGTTCATTGACATACAAGGTGATTGGGGGTGTCTTTGATTTCTACTTCTTTGGTGGTCCAACGCCACTATCTGTTGTTGATCAGTACACTAGCTTGGTGGGTAGGCCTGCTCCAATGCCCTACTGGTCTCTAG GATTCCACCAATGTAGATGGGGTTACCATAATCTATCTGTAGTTGAAGATGTGGTTGAGAACTACAAAAAGGCTCAAATCCCGCTTGATGTGATATGGAATGATGATGATCATATGGATGGGCACAAGGACTTCACTCTCAACCCTGTCAACTACCCTCGCCCAAAGCTGTTGGAGTTCCTAAACAAAATACATGATCGGGGCATGAAGTACATTGTTATCATTGACCCTGGAATTGGTGTGAATTCAACCTATGGTGTGTATCAAAGAGGTATGGCCAATGATGTTTTTATCAAGTATGATGGTGAACCCTTCTTAGCTCAAGTCTGGCCTGGGCCTGTTTACTTCCCTGACTTCCTTAACCCAAAAACTGTTTCATGGTGGGGTGATGAAATTCGGCGGTTCCATGAACTTGTTCCTGTTGATGGTCTTTGGATTGATATGAATGAGGCTTCGAATTTCTGTACTGGGAAGTGCACAATCCCAAAGGGTAAGGTGTGCCCCAGTGGAACTGGACCTGGGTGGATATGTTGCTTGGATTGCAAGAACATAACAAAAACAAGATGGGACGACCCACCTTATAAGATCAATGCTTCAGGATTGGAGGTTCCAATTGGGTACAAAACCATAGCCACCAGTGCAGTTCACTACAATGGGGTTTTGGAGTATGATGCACATAGTCTCTATGGTTTCTCTCAATCCATTGCGACCCATAAGGGCCTCCAAGGGCTTGAGGGCAAACGCCCCTTCATATTATCCCGCTCTACTTATGTTGGGTCAGGCAAATATGCTGCCCATTGGACGGGTGACAATAAGGGCACTTGGGATGATATAAAGTATTCGATTTCTACTATGCTGAACTTTGGTATATTTGGGGTGCCAATGGTTGGTTCAGACATCTGTGGATTCTATCCAGCACCCACAGAGGAGCTTTGCAACAGATGGATTGAGCTAGGTGCTTTCTACCCTTTCTCAAGGGATCATGCAAACTACTATTCCCCAAGACAGGAGCTTTATCAATGGGACTCGGTGGCTAAGTCTGCTCGAAATGCTCTGGGAATGAGGTACAAGCTCCTTCCATATCTGTACACATTGAACTATGAGGCACATATCAGTGGTGCCCCAATTGCCAGGCCGCTTTTCTTCACATTCCCAACTTTCTCCAAGTGTTATGAGGTGAGCACCCAGTTCTTGCTAGGTAGCGGTGTCTTGGTGTCTCCAGTGCTTGACAAGGGGAAAACCAAGGTCAATGCTCTCTTTCCTCCTGGTACCTGGTACagtttatttgatttgaagGAGACCATTGTATCAGAGGGTGACTACCGTTCTCTAGATGCACCATTACATGTGATCAATGTTCATGTGTACCAAAATACCATACTCCCAATGCAGCAGGGTGGACTGATTTCGAAGGAAGCCAGGATGACACCCTTCACTCTCATTGTAACCTTCCCAGCAGGAGCAACTGAGGGACATGCTGAAGGGAAACTCTACCTTGATGATGATGAGCTCCCTGAAATGACTCTTGGAAATGGATTTTCCACATATGTTGATTTACATGCAACTGTGGAGAATAAAATGGTGAAGGTATGGTCAGATGTTGCGGAGGGCAAATATGCTTTGGAGAAGGGTTGGACCATAGAGAAGATAACAGTGTTGGGATTGAGTGGAAGCGGAGAGTCATTTGCTCTCGAGGTTGATGGAAGTTCAGTGTCAGATGTCTCCCATGTACAGCTTACTGCATCTGAACAGCATGTAGCCACTGATAAGTTAGAAGATGAAGGAGATACGAGGAAGAGCATGATGATAGAAATTCAGGGATTGGACCTGCCAGTAGGGAAAAACTTTGCCATGTCCTGGAAAATGGGCGTCCATGGTTAA